A genomic region of Staphylococcus roterodami contains the following coding sequences:
- a CDS encoding capsular biosynthesis protein, with the protein MNKFYNVTSYIIAILIFPCLIFGDKPLLFLAPICYGVGKLLLSFSKNANFKFSKIVYDVLGLLRLVIIPAMIALFNDSIIDNLPLGQSYFNDAVLYMCVEFIIGSLFILILSRTRLFKQKVVTRNSFKLSGSPVYYILFSIVIFGIFLASPGVRQNISFLIIKTDAMGRGTETTSSLNVLFVMLFQLALALLFLVIAYASYKKYKDNPKIYYVILPLIIGVINISLIVGERRSYQLYTMIAVLTVVSLLFFKHKRRINIVIISVGIFVLALMTLYKELYVFNYTSYSEALKSTSVGNLRIVDTLQSYFYGPSNIAASIDYLNYYNGSFKQYLFDNTRAIFGINFFVDKQHLITSQLFNQLIYGSKQLTGHLISSAGYGIIYFGPLFFYLNLVANIFFAFLAEYIIRKSKSLEVIFIGTYIYMRLITNVFSHPTPLITLISMILVVYCLAIVPGIIIKKFTQKVGIK; encoded by the coding sequence ATGAATAAATTCTACAATGTCACATCATATATCATTGCTATTTTAATATTTCCATGTCTTATATTTGGAGACAAACCATTATTATTTCTAGCACCTATATGTTATGGAGTAGGAAAACTCCTTTTAAGTTTCTCTAAAAATGCTAATTTCAAGTTCTCAAAAATTGTATATGATGTTTTGGGTCTTCTAAGATTAGTCATCATACCAGCAATGATTGCCTTATTCAATGATTCAATTATAGATAATTTGCCATTAGGACAATCATATTTTAATGATGCAGTTTTATACATGTGTGTGGAGTTTATCATTGGTTCATTATTCATTTTGATTTTATCAAGGACAAGGCTATTTAAACAAAAGGTAGTGACACGCAATAGTTTTAAGCTGTCTGGATCGCCAGTTTATTACATTCTATTTAGTATAGTTATTTTTGGAATATTTTTAGCTTCTCCAGGAGTAAGACAAAATATATCATTTTTAATTATTAAAACAGATGCAATGGGTAGAGGAACGGAGACAACAAGTAGTTTAAATGTCCTTTTTGTTATGTTATTTCAACTGGCTTTAGCGCTTCTATTCTTAGTTATTGCGTATGCATCATATAAAAAATACAAAGACAATCCTAAAATTTATTATGTTATATTACCGCTAATTATTGGAGTTATTAATATTAGTTTAATTGTTGGTGAGAGAAGAAGTTATCAACTTTATACAATGATTGCTGTTTTAACAGTTGTTTCATTGTTGTTTTTTAAACATAAAAGACGCATCAATATTGTCATTATTTCAGTAGGTATCTTTGTATTAGCATTAATGACATTATATAAAGAATTATATGTGTTTAATTATACATCGTATAGCGAAGCACTTAAGAGCACAAGTGTAGGTAACCTGAGAATCGTTGATACGTTACAATCATATTTTTATGGACCAAGTAACATTGCGGCTTCTATAGATTATTTGAATTATTATAACGGTTCATTTAAACAATATTTATTCGATAATACGAGAGCGATTTTTGGTATTAACTTTTTTGTTGATAAACAACATTTAATTACGAGCCAACTTTTTAATCAGTTGATATATGGTAGTAAGCAATTGACCGGTCATCTTATATCTAGTGCAGGATACGGCATTATATACTTTGGACCATTATTCTTCTATTTGAATTTGGTAGCAAATATTTTCTTTGCATTTTTAGCCGAATATATTATTCGTAAAAGTAAATCATTAGAAGTGATATTTATTGGTACATATATTTATATGCGACTAATAACAAATGTTTTTAGTCATCCGACACCACTAATTACATTAATTTCTATGATTTTAGTCGTATATTGTTTAGCTATTGTCCCAGGCATTATTATTAAAAAATTTACTCAAAAAGTAGGGATAAAATGA
- a CDS encoding acyltransferase, whose amino-acid sequence MIIKTFMKTKLFRLMNTPLLLFYKKEYLTGYYFENKVAGWLWAWKAVPFKLLGINTRIPFPADITVRMHNPNNIVFDKNDIHIFQSPGTYFNNFSAVIFIGRGVYIAPNVGIITANHDIKNLKSHVPGKDVTIGNYSWIGMNSVILPGVELGNHTIVGAGSVVTKSFPEGNVVIAGNPAKIIKKI is encoded by the coding sequence ATGATAATCAAAACATTTATGAAAACCAAACTGTTTAGATTAATGAATACACCGCTATTGCTGTTTTATAAAAAAGAATATTTAACTGGATACTATTTTGAAAATAAAGTAGCTGGATGGTTATGGGCGTGGAAGGCAGTTCCGTTTAAATTGTTAGGTATTAATACGCGTATACCATTTCCAGCTGACATAACTGTTAGAATGCATAATCCAAATAATATTGTTTTTGATAAAAATGATATTCATATATTCCAATCACCAGGTACGTATTTTAATAATTTCTCAGCAGTAATTTTTATTGGAAGAGGTGTCTACATAGCACCTAATGTAGGTATTATTACAGCAAATCATGACATTAAAAATTTAAAGTCGCACGTTCCAGGAAAAGATGTCACAATAGGCAATTATAGCTGGATCGGTATGAATTCAGTCATATTACCAGGCGTTGAGTTAGGGAATCATACTATAGTAGGTGCTGGATCAGTTGTTACAAAAAGCTTTCCTGAAGGCAATGTTGTTATAGCCGGAAATCCAGCAAAAATCATTAAGAAAATCTGA
- a CDS encoding capsular biosynthesis protein, protein MKIAILGATNIKHMSLLSHYLNHIDLDRNDVDIIYTDKYDINEHIQGINNYYKYKVNIKDNWSFFKKARTYYQFKPYAKQILKQNNYDFIIVWGSYTGHLFKGFLKKNYKNKFILNIRDYFYERNKLIKHRMKKIVNASRLTTLSSEGFLSFLPKSDKYRIIYSYNLRIIEESYVNKSYKSILPINIGFIGNVRFNEINQKLMKELANDPRFHLQYFGTGSKHLEAFAQKNHINNVTFSGGFDLKDTPKFLNKIDILNNLFGNQNIALDTALSIRMYYALFLNKPIITTEGTFTATEANKFGLGFSVSPGNLKGIGDVLMNWYNNLDVNDIENKRETYRNNVIENNKKFYKEIGRIFNE, encoded by the coding sequence ATGAAGATAGCGATTCTTGGCGCTACAAATATTAAGCACATGTCATTGTTATCGCATTACTTAAACCATATTGATTTGGACAGAAATGACGTGGACATTATATATACTGACAAATATGATATCAACGAACATATCCAAGGCATTAATAATTACTATAAATACAAAGTAAATATTAAAGACAATTGGTCATTTTTTAAAAAAGCTAGAACGTATTATCAATTTAAGCCCTATGCAAAACAAATTCTGAAACAAAATAATTATGATTTTATTATTGTTTGGGGAAGTTATACGGGACATTTGTTTAAAGGGTTTTTAAAAAAGAACTATAAAAACAAATTTATATTAAATATAAGAGATTACTTTTATGAAAGAAATAAACTTATTAAGCATAGAATGAAAAAAATTGTTAATGCCAGTAGACTAACGACGTTATCTTCAGAGGGTTTTCTATCTTTTTTACCGAAATCTGATAAGTATAGAATTATCTATAGTTATAACTTGAGGATTATAGAAGAAAGTTATGTAAATAAAAGTTATAAATCAATACTTCCTATTAATATAGGGTTTATAGGAAATGTTAGATTTAATGAAATAAATCAAAAATTGATGAAAGAACTTGCTAATGATCCAAGGTTCCATTTGCAATATTTTGGAACGGGATCGAAACATTTAGAAGCATTTGCTCAAAAAAATCATATTAATAACGTTACCTTTTCAGGTGGTTTTGATTTGAAAGATACACCTAAATTCTTAAATAAAATTGACATTTTGAATAATTTATTTGGTAATCAAAATATTGCCTTAGATACAGCTTTATCAATAAGAATGTACTATGCTTTGTTTTTAAATAAACCTATTATTACAACTGAGGGTACATTCACTGCTACGGAAGCGAATAAATTTGGATTGGGATTTAGTGTTAGTCCAGGAAATTTAAAAGGTATAGGTGATGTATTGATGAATTGGTATAACAATTTGGATGTAAATGACATTGAAAATAAAAGAGAAACTTATAGAAATAATGTAATAGAAAATAATAAAAAGTTTTATAAGGAAATAGGTAGGATATTCAATGAATAA